Within Alcaligenes sp. SDU_A2, the genomic segment CAACGAGCAGACCGTATTTGTGCGTGGCTTTGATTCGCGCCAGGTGCCTTTGTTTCTGGACGGCATTCCGCAGTATGTCCCGTACGACGGTTATGTGGATTTTTCCCGCTTCACGACGTTTGATCTGGGCGAGATCCGCGTGGCCAAAGGCGCGGCTTCTTTGCTGTATGGCCCCAATATCATGGGCGGTGCGATCAACTTGGTCAGCCGCAAACCGGTCAAGGAGTTCGAGGGCGAGATCCGCGCCGGCTACGCGACGGGTGACCAGCGGTATACCGCTTTGAATGTGGGCACCAACCAGGGCACCTGGTATCTGCAGGCGGGCTTGTCCTGGGCGGGCGCGCGCACCTTCCCGTTGGGGCGTGGTTTTCAGGACCAGAAGGCGCGTCCGACCGATACCGGCGATATGCGCAGCAACGCATCGCAAATGGACAAGAAGGCGTCGTTCAAGCTGGGCTTTACGCCCAATGCCACCGACGAATACGCCATTGGCTATGTCAATCAGAAAGGGCAAAAGGACAACCCCGTCTATACCGGCGTCAAAGACCCCAAGCTGGGCAATCGTTATTGGCGCTGGCCGTACTGGAACAAGGAAAGCCTGTATTTCCTGAGCACGACGGATATCGGTATCAACAATACCGTGAAGTTCCGTCTGTACGAAGACAAGTACAGCAACGGTTTGGATATGTATACCGATGCCAGCTATTCCAAGCTGAATGGGCCGACCAGCGAGTACACCGACAAGACGCGCGGCGGCGCGGTGGAGTGGGTCAACCGCAGCCTGAAAAACCACGAGCTGCATCTGGCCTTTCACTATAAGGAAGATACGCACAGCGACCCCAAGGCTACAGGTACCGAGCACTACAAAGATGTAACCACGTCCCTGGCTTTTGAAGACCGCATCGAACTGGGCCAGGACTGGCGCATGCGTGTGGGTGCCAGCCATGAACGGCGCAAGGCCAAAGAGGCGCACGATTACGAAACCGGCACGACCGACGCCACCAATGGCTTGCTGGAGCTGGCCTACGACTGGAGCGACGAGCTGGAAGCCTACGGCAGCGTGGCCTACAAGACGCGCTTTCCCACCATCAAGGATCGCTACTCCAGCCGTCTGGGCTATGCCAAGCCCAATCCGGATCTGAAGCCTGAACATGCCGTTCACTACGAGCTGGGCTTGCGCGGTCAGCCATGGGAAGGGGCGCAAATGGAGTCGGCCCTGTTCCTGAGCCAGGTGCGCGACATGATCCAGAGCACGGTCATACGGGCTCCGGGATGCGGCAAGTTCCGCCCTATCGGTTTTTGCGATCAGGCTACGAACGTGGGCAAGGCCCGTCAGATGGGCGTGGAGCTGTCTTTGCAGCAGCGCTTTTCCGAACAATGGTCGGGTGGCCTGGCTTATACCTATCTGAATCGTCGCAATCAGTCTGATTCTGATGTGAAACTGGTGGATACGCCGACACATCGCTTGTTTGCGCACCTGAGCTGGTCGCCGTCGGCGCAGTGGGAAGTCATGGGGACGGTCGAGACCGAAAGCGGCCGCTACTTTTCCTACCCCGATGCACGCGGCAAGCCGGTATTCGAGAAAACCTCCGGTTTTGCCGTGTTGGGCTTGAAGGGCATCTGGCGTCCTACGTCGGCGGTATCGCTGGAAGCGGGGGTGCGCAATCTGGGCGACAAACTGTACGAGTATAAAGACGGTTATCCCATGCCTGGACGTATCTGGTTCGTGGGCGGTAGCTACCGCTTTTAAGTCTGCATCCATCGCGTTGTTCAAGGAGGCGCTTGCCGTGCAGCGTAGAGATTTACTGCGAGCCTTGCTGGCCGCGCCTTTGATCGGGCATGGCCTGGGAGGGCGGGCGCTGGCCCAGCCTGCCCAGGCGAGCCAGTCTCCGGTCCATCAGACGGTAGCCGGGGTGCTGCCCGACGCGGCGCAGGTACGCACGGTGGTGGCCGCCGGGCCGCCTGCTGCGGTGCTGGTGTATTGCCTGTCGCCGCAGGCCTTGGCTGGCTGGCCTTTTCAACTGGCCGCTCCGTCCCTGGCTATGTTGCGCCAGGCCGGTTACGAGCGCCCCTATCTGGGGCGTTTGGCGGGTCGAGGCAGTACCTTGTCGCTCGAGCGTCTGCTTGCTTTGAAGCCGGATCTGGTGCTGGATATCGGCGATGTGAATCCTTATTACGAGTCCGCCGCGCGCGCGGTTCAGGAGCAGACGGGCGTGCCCTATGTGCTTCTGGGGGGGCGTTTGCAGGATAGCCCTGCCCAACTGGAGCAGGCTGGCCAGATGGTGGGGCAGGCCGAGCGCGGTCAGCAACTGGCTGATAGCGCTCGGGCGATCCTGGCACGCGTCCAGGCGGCTGCCGCCACGCGTGCCGGCGCAGTGAAAGCGTACCTGGCACGCGGCAACGACGGCCTGGAAACCGGACTGGGGCAGTCCATACATACAGAGGTGTTGCGTCTGTGCGGCCTGACCGTTATGGGCGATGCCCGGCAGGACAATCGGCTGGGGCGTATTTCCCACGAACAGTTGCTGGCCTGGGAGCCGGATATGCTGTTCGCCCAGGACGATGTTTTTTATCAGCAAGCCCGCACTCAGGCTCCCTGGAATCATCTCAGGGCGGTGCGCGAGGGGCGGATCTACCGCGCCCCGGCATGGCCTTTCGGCTGGCTGGATGGCCCGCCGGGCATTAACCGCCTGGCCGGTCTGATCTGGCTGAATGCTTTGTTGGAGGGGCCGCAGGCCGTGCCGGGCATGATCCGCGATTTGTGCGCTTTCTACGCCTTGTTCTATGGCCTTGTTTTTACTCCTGTTCAGATGGAGCAATTGCTGCTTGGACAGGCTCCGGCCGGGGGCAAGGTGTGATCGAGCGCCTGCCCTATCCGGTCCTGCTGGCCGTGCTGGCGGCCAGTCTGGGCGGCCTGGTCGTTCTGGCTTTGGGGCAAGGGGCCTATCCGCTGGCAAGCGGGCAAGTAGTGCGTGCCTTGGCGGCTGGGTGGTGGGCGCAGGGCGCAGACCATAGCGTACGGGTCGTGTGGGAGCTGCGTTTGCCGCGCATTGCGGCGGCCCTGCTGGTGGGGGCGGCGTTGTCGGCAGCCGGCGCGGCGTACCAGACCATGTTTCGCAACCCCCTGGTATCGCCCGACATTCTGGGTGTTTCCTCCGGAGCCGGATTGGGCGCGATTCTGGGTATTTTCCTGAATGTCTCGTTGCTGGGAGTGCAACTGTCTGCTTTCGTTGGTGGTTTGCTGGCGGTGGGTTGTGTGCTTGTGTTGGCGGGCCGATTGCGGCAGTACCCGCCTACCTTGATTCTGGTGTTGGCCGGCATGGCGATCGCCACCTTGTTGGGGGCCGGTATTTCCCTGATCAAGATTCTGGCCGATCCGTATGCGCAACTGCCATCGATGACTTTTTGGCTGCTGGGTGGGTTAAGTGCGGTGCGTTCGCACGAAATGTTGCCTGCAAGCCTGATGGTTCTGGGCAGTTTGCTGCCGGTGTGGCTATTGCGTTGGCGCATCAATGTGTTGGCCTTGCAGGACGATGAAGCTCGTTCGCTGGGCATGCCGGTATCGGCCTTGCGTTGCGCCCTGATTGTGTGCGCCACATTGATGACGGCGGTGTCGGTTGCCCTGGCCGGTATCATCGGCTGGGTGGGTTTGCTGGTGCCGCACATGGCCCGTTTGATCGTCGGCCCTGATTTTGCGCGTTTGTTGCCGGTTTGCATTTTGTTGGGTGCCGCCTTTTTGCTGTTGGCCGACACACTAGCCCGCAGCGTAGGGACACTGGAGTTGCCGTTAGGCGTTTTGACGGCGCTGGTGGGCGCGCCGGGCTTTCTGTTTCTGCTGGCTCGCAGCGGGAGACCGGCATGAGCACTCCAGGAATCCAGACCACTGATCTGAGCGTGGGTTATGGTCGACGCGTGGTGGCCAGCGGGCTGAATCTGGAGCTTAGGCCGGCTCAGGTTGTCTGCTTGCTGGGGCCTAACGGCAGTGGAAAGTCTACCTTGTTGCGCACCTTGTTGGGCTTGCAGCCACCTTTGGGTGGTACGGTTCAACTGGCCGGGCGGGCACTGGCGGATTGGACGCGTACGGCTCTGGCCCGGCAACTGGCCTATGTGCCACAGGCACAGGAGCCGCCTTTTTCCTTTACGGTAGAGCAGTGGGTGCTGATGGGCTGCGCCAGTGCGCTGGCCTGGTTTGCGCAGCCGCGCGCCCAGGATCGCGCCTGGGTCAGGGCATGTCTGACGCGCTTGGGCATTGCCCATCTGGCTGAACAGCGGCTGGACAGAATCAGTGGTGGGGAGCGTCAACTGGCGCTGATTGCCCGGGCACTGGTCCAGCGCTCCCGCTTTTTGATCATGGATGAGCCGGCGTCCAGTCTGGACTTTGCCAATCAGGTGCGGGTGCTGGATCAGATCGCACATTTGCGCGGTGAAGGACTGGGCGTGCTCTTGTGCACGCACCAGCCCGAGCACGCGGCGCGGGTGGCCG encodes:
- a CDS encoding TonB-dependent receptor plug domain-containing protein, which encodes MLTISAACAQSGEQVFELGKVVVRSGADQQAPLGESAISQSQMRSFDLRDVGAAVSVQPGVNVSAGGPRNEQTVFVRGFDSRQVPLFLDGIPQYVPYDGYVDFSRFTTFDLGEIRVAKGAASLLYGPNIMGGAINLVSRKPVKEFEGEIRAGYATGDQRYTALNVGTNQGTWYLQAGLSWAGARTFPLGRGFQDQKARPTDTGDMRSNASQMDKKASFKLGFTPNATDEYAIGYVNQKGQKDNPVYTGVKDPKLGNRYWRWPYWNKESLYFLSTTDIGINNTVKFRLYEDKYSNGLDMYTDASYSKLNGPTSEYTDKTRGGAVEWVNRSLKNHELHLAFHYKEDTHSDPKATGTEHYKDVTTSLAFEDRIELGQDWRMRVGASHERRKAKEAHDYETGTTDATNGLLELAYDWSDELEAYGSVAYKTRFPTIKDRYSSRLGYAKPNPDLKPEHAVHYELGLRGQPWEGAQMESALFLSQVRDMIQSTVIRAPGCGKFRPIGFCDQATNVGKARQMGVELSLQQRFSEQWSGGLAYTYLNRRNQSDSDVKLVDTPTHRLFAHLSWSPSAQWEVMGTVETESGRYFSYPDARGKPVFEKTSGFAVLGLKGIWRPTSAVSLEAGVRNLGDKLYEYKDGYPMPGRIWFVGGSYRF
- a CDS encoding ABC transporter substrate-binding protein, whose translation is MQRRDLLRALLAAPLIGHGLGGRALAQPAQASQSPVHQTVAGVLPDAAQVRTVVAAGPPAAVLVYCLSPQALAGWPFQLAAPSLAMLRQAGYERPYLGRLAGRGSTLSLERLLALKPDLVLDIGDVNPYYESAARAVQEQTGVPYVLLGGRLQDSPAQLEQAGQMVGQAERGQQLADSARAILARVQAAAATRAGAVKAYLARGNDGLETGLGQSIHTEVLRLCGLTVMGDARQDNRLGRISHEQLLAWEPDMLFAQDDVFYQQARTQAPWNHLRAVREGRIYRAPAWPFGWLDGPPGINRLAGLIWLNALLEGPQAVPGMIRDLCAFYALFYGLVFTPVQMEQLLLGQAPAGGKV
- a CDS encoding FecCD family ABC transporter permease; protein product: MIERLPYPVLLAVLAASLGGLVVLALGQGAYPLASGQVVRALAAGWWAQGADHSVRVVWELRLPRIAAALLVGAALSAAGAAYQTMFRNPLVSPDILGVSSGAGLGAILGIFLNVSLLGVQLSAFVGGLLAVGCVLVLAGRLRQYPPTLILVLAGMAIATLLGAGISLIKILADPYAQLPSMTFWLLGGLSAVRSHEMLPASLMVLGSLLPVWLLRWRINVLALQDDEARSLGMPVSALRCALIVCATLMTAVSVALAGIIGWVGLLVPHMARLIVGPDFARLLPVCILLGAAFLLLADTLARSVGTLELPLGVLTALVGAPGFLFLLARSGRPA
- a CDS encoding ABC transporter ATP-binding protein yields the protein MSTPGIQTTDLSVGYGRRVVASGLNLELRPAQVVCLLGPNGSGKSTLLRTLLGLQPPLGGTVQLAGRALADWTRTALARQLAYVPQAQEPPFSFTVEQWVLMGCASALAWFAQPRAQDRAWVRACLTRLGIAHLAEQRLDRISGGERQLALIARALVQRSRFLIMDEPASSLDFANQVRVLDQIAHLRGEGLGVLLCTHQPEHAARVADWVVLYRDGGILAQGEPCRMLSRGRLRQLYQLPDHAFELPHWYGQAQQSD